From Hypanus sabinus isolate sHypSab1 chromosome 32, sHypSab1.hap1, whole genome shotgun sequence, the proteins below share one genomic window:
- the LOC132384400 gene encoding lysophosphatidic acid receptor 5-like: MQLNGTHLPLNGTQLPLNSTQLPEVCRDYDYITELPNCSDHDQIHRLQLAWHSVQLAIGLPLNAVALWVFICLLGLRTVVTVYLVNLAACDLLFTLALPLRIYYFTTDLWPLGNVLCQLAGSLFQLNMYGSCLFLAAINVDRFLALVHPLYCQPLRRRRVAWKVCGVVWALIVLGSIPVALAHDTSCCQGANSTVEVRCFESFSKRAWKMELLPLVVMAEILGFLLPLSVVLYCSVRILHALSRRGGSRQGEGEVRRKKVRLLLLANATIFVLCFLPYNLLLASYAGLRAKDSGNTELRAKLRFVLQITMLLSSSNCCLDPLVYYFSTEGFRATFRRKTFSRASGQGRWTLLLSSRKWRDRARSSIPGSTPVQFQVVSKNEGLENGEVKEETGEECL, encoded by the coding sequence GTCTGCCGGGACTATGACTACATAACGGAATTGCCCAACTGCAGCGACCACGATCAGATCCACCGACTGCAGCTGGCCTGGCACAGCGTACAACTGGCCATCGGCCTCCCGCTCAACGCCGTGGCTCTCTGGGTCTTCATCTGCCTCCTGGGCCTGCGGACGGTGGTGACGGTTTACCTGGTCAACCTGGCCGCCTGCGACCTGCTCTTCACTCTGGCGCTGCCCCTGCGGATCTACTACTTCACCACTGACCTCTGGCCGCTGGGCAATGTGCTGTGCCAGCTGGCGGGCTCGCTCTTCCAGCTCAACATGTACGGCAGCTGCCTCTTCCTGGCGGCCATCAACGTCGACCGCTTTCTGGCGCTCGTGCACCCACTCTACTGCCAGCCCCTGCGCCGGCGCCGGGTGGCCTGGAAGGTGTGTGGGGTGGTCTGGGCGCTCATCGTCCTGGGGTCCATCCCCGTGGCCCTGGCCCACGACACCAGCTGCTGCCAGGGCGCCAACTCCACCGTGGAGGTGCGCTGCTTCGAGAGCTTCTCCAAGCGGGCCTGGAAGATGGAGCTGCTGCCCCTCGTCGTGATGGCGGAGATCCTGGGCTTCCTGCTGCCCCTGTCAGTCGTCCTGTACTGCTCTGTCCGTATCCTGCACGCCCTGAGCCGCAGGGGGGGCAGCAGGCAGGGGGAGGGCGAGGTCCGGAGGAAGAAAGTGCGCCTGCTCCTGCTGGCCAACGCCACCATCTTCGTCCTGTGCTTCCTGCCCTACAACCTGCTGCTGGCGAGCTATGCGGGGCTGAGGGCCAAGGACTCAGGCAACACAGAGTTGAGGGCCAAACTCCGCTTCGTCCTCCAGATCACCATGCTCTTGTCGAGCTCCAACTGCTGCCTAGACCCGCTGGTCTATTATTTTAGCACAGAGGGCTTCCGGGCTACCTTCCGGCGCAAGACCTTTTCCAGGGCTTCGGGCCAGGGGCGATGGACACTCCTGCTATCGTCCAGGAAATGGCGTGACCGGGCCAGGTCCTCAATCCCCGGATCAACCCCTGTGCAGTTCCAAGTTGTGAGCAAGAATGAggggctggagaacggggaggTTAAAGAGGAGACAGGGGAGGAGTGCTTGTAG